DNA sequence from the Sulfurimonas sp. HSL3-7 genome:
TGGTTGAGAAGTCGGGCCATAGGGTGTTTGTGAAAAAAAGTTCCGCATAAGCAGCCTGCCAAAGCAGGTAGTTTGAGAGGCGGTGATCGCCGCCGGTACGAATGAGAAGGTCGACTTGCTGCGGGCAGTCCAGGGCGTCGTTCAGTGTCGTCTCCGTTACTTTGATCTTGTTGTTGACAAGGGTATTGACGGCACGTACAAGTTCATCTTTTGCGCCGTAATTCAACGCAAGACTTTGCACAAGTCCGTTATTGTGTTTTGTCTTCTCCTCAACCGTCTCGATCGTCGTCAGCAGCGGACGTGAAAAACCGGAAAGGTCGCCGATAGGCTGAAAACGGATATTGTTTTCCATATAGGTAGAGAGCTCTTTTTGCAGATAACGGTCAAGCAGTTTCATCAGGAATTCGACCTCAAGTTTCGGCCGTTTCCAGTTTTCGGTACTGAAGGCATAGAGGGTAAGACGCTCTATCTCTTTGTGATTGGCACAATATTTGGTGACATTGCGAACGACCTCCGCTCCGGCTTCATGCCCTTTTACGCGCTTCATTCCCTGCATCTGCGCCCAGCGGCCGTTTCCGTCCATGATGATCGCGATGTGGCGCGGGGTGTTGAGACTCATAGTGCGGCAGCCTTGTCCAGGATAGCCAATGAGAGAGAAAGTTTGTCCATTTTCGGCAGGCTTTCAATGCCGTGAGCCGTGATGAAATCGATCTGGTTATCAGCTGTACCGAAACTGCTGCTGTCTTTGAGCAGGTTCAGACAGACGGCGTCGACCTCTTTGGTGCCGATCATTTCCGAAGCGTTTTTGGTAGCGTCATCAGCATCCATCTCCGCTTTAAAGGCGACGGTCCGGACGCCGCTCCTGTCAAGTGTCGCAAGCAGATCGATGTTCTGTTTGAGCTCAAGATTCCAGCTTTCGCCGATCTGTCTCTTCTT
Encoded proteins:
- a CDS encoding di-trans,poly-cis-decaprenylcistransferase, whose protein sequence is MSLNTPRHIAIIMDGNGRWAQMQGMKRVKGHEAGAEVVRNVTKYCANHKEIERLTLYAFSTENWKRPKLEVEFLMKLLDRYLQKELSTYMENNIRFQPIGDLSGFSRPLLTTIETVEEKTKHNNGLVQSLALNYGAKDELVRAVNTLVNNKIKVTETTLNDALDCPQQVDLLIRTGGDHRLSNYLLWQAAYAELFFTNTLWPDFSTTELETVIQQFMTIERRFGGLK